Proteins encoded together in one Telopea speciosissima isolate NSW1024214 ecotype Mountain lineage chromosome 6, Tspe_v1, whole genome shotgun sequence window:
- the LOC122664274 gene encoding hydroquinone glucosyltransferase-like, which produces MKCAKQTPHIVILPAPGMGHLIPLVEFAKRFVLHHDFNITFTIPTIEGSPTKAQKEILDSLPKSIDTIFLSLVNLDDLSKDTKVETRIYLTILRSLPSLHEALKLLTSTTPIAALVVDLFGTDAFDVARQFNLPSYIFFPSTAMVLSLFLHLPKLDELNSCEYRELLEPVKLPGCVPIHGTDLMDSVQDRQSKVYTWTLYHSKRFKLVDGILLNSFTEMEAGAIKALKESGDPSIPPIYPIGPLTQDGSRDDGSDISGCLRWLNDQPIGSVLFVSFGSGGALSREQLNELALGLELSGQRFLWVVKSPNTTYLGAQNVGEDPLTFLPKGFLERTKGRGLVVPSWAPQIQVLSHVSIGGFVTHCGWNSTLESVVHGVPLIAWPLHAEQKMNTVSLVKDLKVALKPKVEKNGIVGRVEIARVVKCLLEGEEGKSVRKRMRLLKDAATKVLSEEGSSIISLSEVAHRWKSQFGI; this is translated from the coding sequence ATGAAATGTGCAAAACAAACTCCACACATTGTCATTCTACCTGCTCCAGGTATGGGTCATCTCATCCCCCTTGTTGAGTTTGCTAAGCGATTCGTTCTTCACCATGATTTCAACATAACATTTACAATCCCAACTATTGAAGGTTCTCCAACTAAAGCTCAGAAAGAAATCTTGGATAGCCTCCCTAAGTCCATTGATACCATCTTTCTCTCACTTGTTAACCTTGACGATCTCTCCAAGGATACGAAGGTCGAAACTCGTATCTACCTCACCATACTCCGTTCCCTCCCTTCCCTACATGAAGCTCTTAAGCTCTTAACTTCCACAACTCCCATCGCTGCCTTGGTTGTTGATCTCTTTGGCACCGATGCATTTGATGTGGCTAGGCAATTCAATCTTCCTTCTtacatcttcttcccttccacagccatggtgttgtcattgttcCTCCATTTGCCCAAGCTTGACGAGTTGAACTCTTGTGAATATAGAGAACTACTTGAACCAGTGAAATTACCAGGATGTGTGCCAATTCATGGAACAGATTTAATGGACTCAGTACAAGACAGACAGAGTAAGGTATATACATGGACTTTATACCATTCCAAGCGTTTCAAATTGGTTGATGGTATCCTATTAAATAGCTTCACCGAGATGGAAGCCGGCGCTATTAAGGCTTTGAAGGAGAGTGGAGACCCAAGTATACCACCTATATACCCAATAGGACCACTCACACAAGATGGTTCGAGGGACGATGGATCTGATATTTCTGGATGCCTTAGGTGGTTGAACGATCAACCTATTGGTTCAGTCTTGTTTGTTTCATTTGGGAGTGGTGGTGCCCTCTCACGGGAGCAACTGAATGAATTGGCATTGGGATTGGAGCTTAGTGGGCAAAGATTCTTATGGGTTGTCAAGAGCCCAAATACTACCTATTTAGGTGCCCAAAATGTTGGAGAAGACCCTTTGACTTTCTTGCCAAAGGGCTTCTTAGAGAGGACCAAAGGAAGGGGTTTGGTGGTACCCTCATGGGCACCTCAGATACAAGTGCTTAGCCATGTCTCAATTGGAGGGTTCGTCACCCATTGTGGTTGGAACTCAACCTTAGAGAGTGTGGTTCATGGGGTACCATTGATTGCGTGGCCACTCCATGCAGAACAAAAGATGAATACAGTATCGCTAGTTAAGGATTTGAAGGTAGCTTTGAAACCCAAAGTTGAAAAGAATGGGATAGTGGGGAGAGTGGAGATTGCTAGGGTGGTGAAGTGCTTGCtggaaggggaagaagggaagagtGTACGGAAGAGGATGAGACTGCTCAAGGATGCAGCTACTAAGGTGTTAAGTGAAGAGGGGTCCTCTATAATATCACTCTCAGAGGTGGCACACAGATGGAAGTCCCAATTCggaatatga